CCCTAGTAAAAAGTTCATCTGCATCTGATAAACCAAGATCAGCGAATACATTACCACTGCTTTCTTCAAAAACGGGTTCCTGAGTCATTGTTATTCCTCCCTTGCTACCGCATCCTTATAGCGTTGTTTAATCAAGTCAACATCAGCCTGTGGAGTTTTAATTCCCTGCTTTGATTTCTTTTGAAAAGCGTGCAGGACATAAATTTTTTCTCCAATCTTTACCGCATAAACTGCCCTGTAAGTATCGGTATCGTAGCGTTTGACAATTTCATACACGCCACTTCCAACCCCCTTAAAAGGCTTGGCATCCATTGGTGTTTCCCCTGCTTGCACCAATTGCAGCGCATAGCCCACTGATGCACGCACTTCTTCAGGAAATGAACGGATATTTTTGAGAGAGTCTCCCATCCAAACCAGAGGTCGTAAAGGAATTTCTATAATATCCTCATCATCTTCCATTTTATATGAAATTTACTATAAAACCAGTCATAAGATAGCATGAAATGTCGCTTTCGTTACCAAGACAAGTGCTTTCGTTACCAAGACAACTACTTTCGTTACCAAGACAAGTGCTTTCGTTACCAAGACAAGTACTTTCGTTACCAAGACAAGTGCTTTCGTTACCAAGACAAGTACTTTCGTTACCAAGACAACTACTTTCGTTACCAAGACAAGTGCTTTCGTTACCAAGACAAGTACTTTCGTTACCAAGACAACTACTTTCGTTACCAAGACAAGTACTTTCGTTACCAAGACAACTACTTTCGTTACCAAGACAACTACTTTCGTTACCAAGACAAGTTTGTAGCGATGGCTGCGCCCACCTACGGTATCGCCTGTTTTTTCCTAGCAGTATTGGGTGGGGAACCACCCCAAACACCGCCGAAGTATTATCTTATCTAGGTTTGGGAAGTTTTGTATCAACGTCATCGACACCACTCGCCAAATCGCTGAAACCCTATATTTTTCGTTGAGTGGTGTCGATTGCTTACACAGTAAGGATTTGAGGTATGTGTCTTGCTAAATTTTGCACAACATATATAATGTTTTTTAGAGGTGTGTCGATTTGCAGGCTGAAACCCTTACGGGGCTTGGGCTGCTAGACGAACTCCCCACCGATTGGGTTAATTCGGATTAATTGGAAACATTTCCTCTTGCAGAAGAAACTCTGTCAACATTGTTTCTGCCCCCCACCGATTGGGTTAATTCGGATTAATTGGAAACCCTCTTCTCTTTTTGCCGCTTTTTCAACCGCTGTTTCCCCACCGATTGGGTTAATTCGGATTAATTGGAAACTTTAACATTGTAGGTGCCGTTTGGAGAGAGTTCTCCATCCCCACCGATTGGGTTAATTCGGATTAATTGGAAACGCCTTAGCATGGCGACATCGTTTTTTTCATCGCCCCCACCGATTGGGTTAATTCGGATTAGTTGGAAACGCTATCAAATTGCAGAACAGTTGGTTTGATGCCATTACCCCAC
The Gloeotrichia echinulata CP02 DNA segment above includes these coding regions:
- a CDS encoding type II toxin-antitoxin system RelE/ParE family toxin; its protein translation is MEDDEDIIEIPLRPLVWMGDSLKNIRSFPEEVRASVGYALQLVQAGETPMDAKPFKGVGSGVYEIVKRYDTDTYRAVYAVKIGEKIYVLHAFQKKSKQGIKTPQADVDLIKQRYKDAVAREE